The proteins below are encoded in one region of Helianthus annuus cultivar XRQ/B chromosome 2, HanXRQr2.0-SUNRISE, whole genome shotgun sequence:
- the LOC118484247 gene encoding ATP-dependent DNA helicase RRM3-like, with protein MGMIALAVASSGIASLLLPGGRTAHSRFAIPLELLQNSTCAIKQNTHLAHLLQEVRLIIWDEAPMMQKYAFEALDKTLRDILGFPAHANRERIFGGMPVLLGGDFRQILPVIPKGKREDVVQACINKSYLWKSCKLFRLHRSMRVNEYTSAGVLDMDRQLFNKWLLEIGDGIVPSKTKEGEDEPTWIEIPTRFIVPGSGLPVESIVNAVFPSFTERQVDDAYLCERAILTLHNIDADEINDYMFAQLRRNTKIYKSSDEICRASTDVLEQEQLYPSEFLNSLTFPGMPPHALHLKEGLPIMLLRNVNPSQGLCNGTRLIITDLGKFVIKARILTGSNRGDTALIPRITLSSTKSKWPFIMKRRQFPVKPCYAMTINKSQGQSLKVVGLYLPRPVFSHGQLYVALSRVTTPEGLKIVIVGDDNGSMKNHTRNIVYKETFNNLAPSDETQ; from the exons ATGGGCATGATTGCCCTTGCGGTTGCATCTTCAG GTATCGCGTCCCTTCTGTTACCCGGTGGTCGGACAGCTCATAGCCGCTTCGCTATCCCTTTAGAATTGCTTCAAAATAGCACGTGTGCCATCAAACAAAATACCCATTTGGCACACCTATTACAAGAGGTAAGGTTAATCATCTGGGACGAGGCACCAATGATGCAAAAATATGCTTTTGAAGCGCTTGATAAAACACTTAGAGATATCTTGGGGTTTCCTGCCCACGCAAACAGGGAACGCATTTTTGGTGGCATGCCTGTTTTACTTGGTGGTGATTTCAGACAAATCCTGCCCGTCATCCCAAAAGGAAAAAGAGAAGATGTTGTTCAGGCATGCATAAATAAATCGTACCTGTGGAAAAGTTGTAAACTCTTCAGACTCCACCGCAGTATGCGTGTCAACGAATACACCTCAGCAGGTGTGCTAGACATGGATAGGCAACTTTTCAACAAATGGTTATTAGAAATCGGCGATGGAATTGTTCCCTCAAAGACCAAAGAAGGGGAGGATGAGCCTACCTGGATCGAGATACCCACCAGGTTCATCGTACCTGGTTCTGGTCTTCCTGTGGAATCGATTGTTAACGCTGTCTTCCCGTCGTTTACAGAAAGGCAGGTTGATGACGCTTATTTGTGTGAAAGAGCAATACTAACCCTGCACAATATAGATGCGGACGAAATCAATGATTACATGTTTGCACAACTGAGACGAAACACAAAGATCTACAAGAGTTCTGATGAGATATGTCGCGCGTCCACAGATGTATTAGAACAGGAACAACTCTATCCGTCTGAATTTCTAAACTCTTTGACATTCCCag GTATGCCGCCACACGCTTTGCATTTAAAAGAAGGCCTCCCTATCATGCTTTTAAGAAATGTGAACCCCTCACAAGGATTATGTAATGGCACCCGCCTTATTATAACAGACCTTGGTAAATTTGTTATCAAGGCTAGAATACTTACTGGGTCTAATCGTGGAGATACTGCATTAATACCGAGAATAACCCTTTCATCGACGAAATCAAAATGGCCATTTATTATGAAAAGACGCCAGTTCCCAGTAAAACCATGCTATGCAATGACCATTAATAAAAGTCAAGGCCAATCATTAAAAGTCGTTGGTCTGTATTTGCCTCGCCCTGTGTTCAGCCATGGCCAGCTATATGTCGCGCTTTCAAGGGTTACGACACCTGAAGGTTTAAAGATTGTCATCGTCGGAGACGACAACGGTAGCATGAAAAACCATACCAGAAACATCGTTTATAAAGAGACGTTTAACAATTTGGCGCCATCAGATGAGACACAATAA
- the LOC110886298 gene encoding replication protein A 70 kDa DNA-binding subunit C-like — protein sequence MSSSLNVNTSEIGVAKQLVLADLREGTTGPITVMVCRKWDVTSVNGRFMSTDYVFSDVKGGVMHCTAWNNIAHYFFDKLKEGGVYLLKGFVVQRTDQYRILKDNPFVIGLNGSTVVKKVDDGGSSFTRYPFLLTPFEELEPTEGKYFVDVIGYVTEVGPQSVKSSGARAVEFNLNNECNRRVRVTLWGDLGDVMLKKKAENPAVYCLILTSMSAKFYLGVLGLSSSSSTILIDSSEVPALQTFKSSVSCVPMGDTSDPVTEEVVSVGTLQELVDRVRADKSKKKAILFRNVVEITSIRTKNSWYLFACSGSQCRRGLTREGGYFICKACKSKVDYPRTRFRIQADVTDGTMSTVVTLFDEVAEQLVKRTAKSLVEEQLNDTSLDAPLLPSALESLIGTKHTFEIKSHTYYRYGEYESFNCAKIVGPGLDDTDGNSKCVTSDLGSLPSDSPKRGSSLPPPTPGSGRKLRKLYLEESDDDDEGVSVDPTRVTGVADNSGDAKKDSH from the exons ATGTCTAGCTCTCTCAATGTTAATACATCAGAAATTGGTGTTGCCAAACAATTGGTCCTTGCTGACCTCCGTGAGGGGACTACCGGCCCCATCACGGTGATGGTTTGTAGAAAGTGGGACGTCACAAGTGTCAATGGCCGCTTCATGAGCACTGATTATGTTTTCAGTGATGTAAAG GGAGGTGTCATGCATTGTACCGCCTGGAATAACATTGCACATTACTTCTTTGACAAGCTAAAAGAGGGTGGGGTATATTTACTCAAGGGTTTTGTAGTCCAACGTACCGATCAATACCGGATTCTGAAAGACAACCCCTTTGTTATCGGGTTAAATGGCTCCACGGTAGTTAAAAAGGTTGACGATGGCGGTAGTTCATTTACGCGCTACCCGTTTTTACTTACGCCGTTTGAGGAGCTCGAACCAACAGAGGGCAAGTACTTTGTAG ATGTTATCGGATATGTTACTGAGGTGGGCCCGCAGTCTGTGAAATCATCGGGTGCACGCGCGGTTGAGTTCAATCTAAACAACGAATG CAATCGCCGAGTTAGAGTAACACTGTGGGGTGATCTCGGTGATGTTATGCTTAAGAAGAAGGCCGAAAACCCGGCTGTCTATTGTCTAATCCTGACTTCCATGAGCGCAAAGTTTTACCTGG GTGTCCTTGGTTTGTCCAGTTCATCGTCAACTATTCTTATTGATTCATCCGAGGTTCCCGCACTGCAGACGTTTAAGTCGTCTGTGAG CTGTGTTCCTATGGGAGATACTAGCGATCCAGTCACCGAGGAAGTTGTAAGTGTTGGAACTCTACAAGAGCTTGTGGACAGAGTTCGTGCTGACAAATCCAAGAAAAAG GCCATTCTTTTCCGGAACGTCGTCGAGATTACGTCTATTAGAACCAAGAACAGCTGGTATCTTTTCGCGTGTTCCGGTAGCCAATGTCGTAGGGGACTAACAAGAGAGGGCGGTTACTTCATTTGCAAAGCGTGCAAATCGAAGGTTGACTATCCAAGGACGAG GTTTCGGATTCAAGCGGATGTAACTGATGGAACGATGAGCACCGTTGTCACCCTCTTTGATGAGGTTGCTGAGCAGTTGGTCAAGAGGACCGCAAAATCCTTAGTAGAAGAGCAGCTAAAT GATACTTCTCTAGATGCTCCCCTATTACCCTCCGCCCTCGAATCCCTTATTGGAACAAAACACACTTTCGAGATAAAGAGCCACACATACTACCGTTATGGAGAATATGAAAGCTTCAATTGTGCGAAGATTGTCGGCCCTGGTTTGGATGATACAGATGGAAACTCTAAGTGTGTGACGTCGGATTTGGGTTCCCTGCCATCTGACTCCCCAAAGCGTGGTTCGAGCCTCCCGCCTCCGACACCCGGATCTGGACGCAAGCTTAGAAAACT CTACCTTGAAGAATCAGATGACGATGATGAGGGGGTGTCCGTTGATCCTACACGTGTTACAGGTGTGGCTGACAATAGTGGGGATGCTAAGAAGGACTCTCACTGA
- the LOC110886290 gene encoding uncharacterized protein LOC110886290 has protein sequence MNDSFLTDVSCNIICKIQLVVTPFVMLEASFAFHAYSRRLLNGLVQYVCGLKLIEQAGTNRGCTQIQPPIVTVTTGPGAKVCSRESIKGKNAMQSDAAQMQPASCPPTTYSPSVSAQDNISCTTRHSHQNIAGPSGLRSSRPKKTEGIRVRTPRRAAFASTGAHVRYQNLGRPTFTCHNCAAIMWYEERNKNAKSSDGTTFSSCCQDGKVLLARLLDPPEPLRSLLDYNDPSTLRFREQIRVYNSMFCFTSFGGKIDHAINSGRSLYTFRISGQNYHRIGSMLPVEGEQPRYAQLYFYDTQNEVKNRITALFGQTHCHDTCDEAIVASLIRMLDTHSPLANAFRMARDWCTQNERNNCHLRLLGQIINNPQYNRPNVSEVAVLITNDFGDNPEPRDVIVSPKHGALQRISELHQLYMPLQYPLLFPYGETGFHERIHYHDNTGRRATKRQCVTMREYYCYRIHYRNTEGTTLLRGGRLFQQYLVDSYAAIEEQRLRWMRNNQNELRVELYHNVCDAVTRGDTNAKAIGQRIVLPATFTGSPRYMIQNYQDAMALCRTFGNPDLFVTFTANPKWPEIDDMVSLIPGQKSHDRADVVSRVFKLKLTSLIEDIMKKQIFGSCEAAVYTIEFQKRGLPHAHLLLWLEHSVESRTPAGIDDLISAEIPSEMDDPSGYKAVTDYMLHGPCGNDARSAPCTTDGKCMKHFPKPFYQETTIDEDGYPVYRRRDTKIFFKKGKTKLDDRFVVPYNRYLLLKYESHINVEWCNQSRAIKYLFKYLNKGPDRATMVVQENIGNNGEKRTQQIVKVDEIKNYLDCRYLSPCEAVWRMLAFPIHYSFPSVMKLTFHTPDQHLLTLRDSDSLPALLNRDGIRDTMFTQWFALNNRDEAARKLTYAEIPTRYVWQEDNKVWKSRLERTAIGRIVYCNPAAGPKYYLRMLLGIVRGPRSFEEIKTVDGVVYATFKEACYAYGLLNDDKEWNDALSEAKLWASGSQLRELFVTMLLFCEVNRPAQLWEENWEILSDDILYQKRRLFMFPGLHLSDDQLKNYCLIELNEILEKNGKSLSDFTDMPQPDTSLLDKMDNRLIREELSYNKKR, from the exons ATGAATGATTCATTTTTGACTGATGTGTCATGTAACATTATATGCAAAATACAGCTGGTTGTGACCCCCTTTGTGATGCTCGAAGCCTCTTTCGCCTTTCATGCATATTCACGTCGTTTGCTTAACGGGTTGGTCCAATACGTTTGTGGGTTAAAACTGATTGAACAGGCTGGAACAAACAGAG GTTGTACTCAAATACAACCGCCAATTGTTACAGTGACCACTGGGCCTGGCGCTAAAGTGTGTTCAAGAGAATCAATTAAAG GTAAAAACGCCATGCAGAGCGATGCAGCACAGATGCAGCCTGCTTCATGTCCACCAACAACATATTCTCCCTCCGTATCTGCCCAAG ACAATATTTCCTGCACTACACGGCATTCTCATCAAAACATAGCGGGCCCATCAGGCCTGCGCTCTTCTCGGCCTAAAAAAACAGAAG GTATTCGTGTTCGTACCCCACGAAGGGCAGCGTTTGCATCAACAG GTGCGCATGTTAGGTACCAGAACCTTGGCCGTCCAACCTTCACGTGCCATAATTGTGCGGCGATCATGTGGTATGAAGAGAGGAATAAAAATGCAAAGTCGTCTGATGGGACGACTTTCTCTTCGTGCTGCCAGGATGGCAAGGTTTTGCTTGCTCGCCTTCTTGATCCGCCTGAACCATTAAGATCATTACTTGATTATAACGACCCGTCGACACTTAGATTCAGAGAACAGATTAGAGTTTACAATAGCATGTTCTGTTTCACATCGTTTGGGGGAAAGATTGATCATGCTATAAACAGTGGTCGAAGCCTATACACCTTCCGAATAAGTGGGCAGAACTACCATCGAATAGGCTCCATGTTGCCAGTTGAAGGTGAGCAACCAAGATATGCTCAGCTGTATTTCTACGACACGCAAAACGAAGTTAAAAACCGTATAACTGCTTTGTTTGGCCAGACCCATTGTCACGACACATGTGACGAAGCAATTGTTGCGTCCCTAATCAGAATGTTAGACACCCACAGTCCTTTGGCAAACGCCTTCCGCATGGCACGTGACTGGTGCACTCAAAATGAAAGAAACAATTGTCATCTACGCTTACTTGGCCAGATAATAAACAATCCACAATACAACCGCCCTAATGTGTCTGAAGTTGCTGTTCTTATCACAAACGACTTTGGGGACAACCCTGAACCACGTGATGTTATCGTTAGCCCAAAGCACGGCGCGCTTCAACGCATATCGGAATTACATCAGCTTTACATGCCTTTGCAATATCCGCTGTTGTTCCCGTACGGAGAGACCGGGTTCCACGAACGAATACACTACCATGACAACACAGGACGCCGAGCCACTAAACGACAATGTGTCACAATGCGGGAATACTACTGCTACAGAATCCATTATCGCAATACCGAAGGCACCACCCTGTTAAGAGGCGGTCGTTTATTCCAACAATACTTAGTTGACTCATACGCAGCTATCGAAGAACAAAGATTGCGCTGGATGAGGAATAACCAAAACGAACTGCGTGTTGAACTCTATCATAATGTTTGTGACGCTGTGACGCGTGGGGATACAAATGCCAAGGCTATCGGCCAACGTATAGTTTTACCGGCAACCTTTACGGGCAGTCCAAGATATATGATCCAAAATTACCAAGACGCCATGGCTCTATGCCGCACTTTTGGGAACCCCGACCTGTTTGTAACATTTACAGCTAACCCAAAATGGCCTGAAATCGATGACATGGTATCTCTCATACCCGGCCAAAAGTCTCATGATCGTGCAGATGTTGTATCACGCGTTTTTAAACTAAAGCTTACCTCCTTGATTGAAGATATTATGAAGAAACAAATCTTTGGTAGCTGCGAAGCAG CTGTTTATACAATTGAGTTTCAGAAACGAGGCCTACCACACGCGCACCTTTTGTTGTGGCTTGAACATTCTGTCGAGTCACGCACACCGGCTGGCATAGATGATTTGATTTCTGCAGAGATCCCATCGGAAATGGACGATCCATCCGGCTATAAGGCCGTAACAGATTACATGTTGCATGGCCCATGTGGAAACGATGCGCGCAGTGCTCCATGTACAACAGATGGAAAATGCATGAAACACTTTCCGAAACCATTTTACCAAGAAACAACAATTGACGAAGACGGTTACCCGGTTTATCGCCGACGAGATACCAAGATCTTCTTTAAGAAGGGCAAAACGAAGCTTGATGACCGGTTTGTCGTCCCATACAACCGCTACCTCCTCTTAAAGTACGAATCTCACATCAATGTCGAATGGTGCAACCAATCCCGAGCGATAAAATACCTGTTTAAATACTTGAACAAGGGGCCAGACAGGGCTACAATGGTTGTTCAGGAAAACATTGGCAATAACGGTGAAAAGCGTACACAACAGATTGTTAAGGTTGATGAGATTAAAAACTATCTGGATTGCCGGTACTTATCACCATGTGAAGCTGTGTGGAGGATGCTTGCATTTCCTATACATTACTCATTCCCATCCGTCATGAAACTAACGTTCCATACACCTGATCAACATCTGCTCACGTTACGTGATTCAGACAGCTTACCGGCATTGTTAAACCGGGACGGGATACGAGACACGATGTTCACCCAATGGTTCGCGCTAAACAACAGAGATGAAGCGGCAAGAAAGTTAACGTACGCCGAGATACCAACAAGGTATGTGTGGCAAGAGGATAACAAGGTTTGGAAATCGCGGTTGGAACGGACAGCCATTGGGCGGATTGTGTATTGCAATCCAGCAGCTGGGCCAAAGTATTATCTAAGAATGTTGTTGGGGATTGTGAGAGGGCCTCGAAGTTTTGAAGAAATAAAAACGGTCGACGGAGTCGTATATGCAACGTTCAAAGAAGCCTGCTATGCGTATGGCTTGCTTAATGATGACAAGGAGTGGAATGACGCCCTGTCAGAGGCTAAATTATGGGCGTCCGGTTCCCAACTACGGGAATTGTTTGTTACCATGTTGTTGTTTTGCGAAGTGAATCGTCCGGCGCAACTCTGGGAAGAAAATTGGGAGATACTATCTGATGATATTTTGTACCAAAAACGTAGGCTTTTCATGTTCCCAGGGTTACATTTATCTGACGACCAACTTAAGAACTACTGCCTGATCGAACTAAATGAAATATTAGAGAAAAATGGAAAATCGTTATCGGATTTCACAGATATGCCTCAGCCAGATACGTCGCTCCTCGATAAGATGGATAATCGTCTAATTAGGGAAGAGTTGAGTTACAATAAAAAAAGATAA
- the LOC110911119 gene encoding carbonyl reductase [NADPH] 1, producing the protein MDVTGKRMNKKERAKERREKRHEEISRLRTIPYSDHQRWWSAETIAVVTGGNRGIGFEITRQLALHGLTVILTSRDTVAGEEATKILLEQGLKVVFHQLDIVDHKSIDIFCAWVKEKYGGIDILINNAGVSHNTGSENSVECAEKVINTNYYATKNMTKAVIPLMRSSAEGARVVMVSSRLGRLNGRRNRIADVDLRRQLEEVESEDIIDFTMNKFLEQVKDGSWVIGGWPQNNTDYSLSKLAVNAYTRLMARILSERPEGQKIYVNCCCPGWVKTAMTGWAGITPPEEGADTPVWLALLPGQSVSGKFFAERREINF; encoded by the exons ATGGATGTTACCGGAAAACGTATGAACAAGAAGGAGCGAGCCAAGGAGCGCAGAGAGAAACGTCACGAAGAGATCTCTCGTCTCCGCACCATTCCTTATTCCGATCACCAGAG GTGGTGGTCTGCAGAAACAATAGCCGTGGTGACTGGCGGCAATAGAGGAATCGGGTTTGAGATTACACGCCAACTTGCATTACATGGATTGACGGTTATTCTTACTTCACGAGACACAGTTGCAGGAGAAGAAGCAACTAAAATTCTACTAGAACAAGGCTTGAAAGTTGTCTTTCATCAACTTGATATCGTAGACCATAAATCTATCGATATATTTTGTGCTTGGGTGAAGGAGAAGTATGGTGGTATCGACATCCTG ATAAATAATGCAGGAGTAAGTCATAATACCGGATCGGAGAATTCTGTTGAATGTGCTGAAAAGGTGATAAACACCAACTATTACGCCACTAAAAATATGACTAAAGCTGTGATCCCACTGATGCGATCCTCCGCTGAAGGTGCACGGGTTGTTATGGTGAGCTCACGGTTGGGACGACTTAATGGCAGGAGAAAC AGGATTGCCGATGTGGATTTAAGACGACAGTTAGAAGAAGTTGAATCAGAAGATATAATTGACTTCACTATGAACAAGTTTCTAGAACAAGTGAAAGATGGGAGTTGGGTCATTGGAGGATGGCCTCAAAATAATACAGATTATTCGTTGTCAAAGCTTGCGGTCAACGCCTATACGAGGCTTATGGCCCGGATACTTTCAGAACGGCCTGAAGGTCAGAAGATTTATGTTAACTGCTGCTGCCCGGGTTGGGTCAAAACGGCTATGACGGGCTGGGCCGGGATAACTCCACCTGAGGAAGGAGCTGATACACCCGTATGGCTTGCATTGCTACCGGGCCAATCTGTTAGTGGTAAATTCTTTGCTGAGAGACGCGAGATAAACTTTTAA